From the genome of Flavobacterium luteolum, one region includes:
- the kdpA gene encoding potassium-transporting ATPase subunit KdpA — MNTELLGVIGIFILTIVLAIPLGKYIAKVYLGDKTLLDPIFNPIEKFIFKISGINPAEEMNWKQHLKALLSINLVWFFLCFFVLLFQGSLPLNPDNNPSMTPDLAFNTAISFLVNCNLQHYSGESGVSYLSQIVLMFLQFVSAGIGMAAAAMIFTAMKERTTEQLGNFYNYFIKSCTRILLPLSAIVAVALVFSGTPMTFEGKDAITTLQGDHVEVSRGPAAAFIAIKHIGTNGGGFFGANSAHPLENPTYFTNGVELWAQMIIPFAMIFALGFYLNKKKLSNIIFGVMTVGFLLLVVPTVMSEINGNPAIEKMGIAQATGAMEGKEVRFGPAMSGFWSIATTVISTGSVNSMHDSSMPMSGTMQLLSMMVNAFYGGCGVGILNYYIFIILAVFISGLMVGRTPEFLGKKIEAREVKIAAFIAILHPLLILAGTALASYFAAHDTAMGYWFNGNATGWLNNPGNHGFSEMLYEYTSSAANNGSGFEGLGDNNPFWNITTGIVLLLSRFIPIIGPLAIAGLLAGKKYIPESAGTLKTDTSIFGIMTFAVIAIIAALSFFPALALGPLAEFFTLK; from the coding sequence ATGAACACAGAATTATTAGGCGTCATTGGTATTTTTATCCTAACCATTGTTTTAGCGATTCCTTTAGGAAAATATATTGCTAAAGTTTATTTAGGAGATAAAACGCTTCTTGACCCAATTTTCAATCCAATTGAAAAATTTATTTTTAAAATAAGCGGTATAAATCCTGCTGAAGAAATGAACTGGAAACAACACTTAAAAGCTCTTTTAAGTATCAATTTGGTTTGGTTCTTTCTTTGCTTTTTTGTCTTATTGTTTCAGGGATCTTTACCTCTTAATCCAGATAACAACCCTTCAATGACGCCAGATCTGGCATTTAACACTGCAATTTCATTTTTAGTCAATTGTAACTTACAGCACTATTCAGGTGAAAGCGGGGTTTCTTATCTTTCACAAATCGTCTTGATGTTCCTTCAATTTGTTTCTGCTGGTATCGGAATGGCTGCTGCCGCTATGATTTTTACGGCAATGAAAGAAAGAACAACAGAACAATTGGGTAATTTTTATAATTATTTCATCAAAAGTTGTACTCGTATTTTATTACCGCTTTCAGCAATTGTGGCTGTTGCACTAGTATTTAGCGGAACTCCAATGACTTTTGAAGGAAAAGATGCTATTACAACCCTTCAAGGTGATCATGTCGAAGTTTCTCGCGGACCAGCTGCAGCGTTTATTGCGATTAAACATATCGGTACAAATGGTGGTGGATTTTTTGGAGCCAACTCAGCGCATCCATTAGAGAATCCAACTTATTTTACTAACGGAGTTGAGCTTTGGGCACAAATGATTATTCCGTTTGCTATGATTTTTGCTCTTGGATTTTACCTCAATAAAAAAAAACTATCGAATATTATTTTTGGTGTAATGACAGTTGGATTTTTACTCTTAGTTGTTCCAACCGTTATGAGTGAAATAAACGGAAATCCTGCTATCGAAAAAATGGGAATCGCACAAGCAACTGGAGCGATGGAAGGAAAAGAAGTTCGGTTTGGTCCCGCAATGTCAGGTTTCTGGAGTATTGCTACAACGGTAATTTCTACAGGTTCTGTAAACAGTATGCACGATAGTTCAATGCCTATGTCTGGTACTATGCAGCTATTATCGATGATGGTAAATGCCTTTTACGGCGGATGTGGTGTTGGTATTTTAAACTACTATATTTTTATTATTCTGGCTGTATTTATCTCCGGTTTAATGGTTGGTCGAACTCCTGAATTTTTAGGAAAGAAAATCGAAGCTCGGGAAGTAAAAATTGCTGCTTTTATCGCTATTCTTCACCCTTTATTAATATTAGCCGGAACTGCTTTAGCATCTTATTTTGCTGCACATGACACTGCAATGGGTTATTGGTTTAACGGAAATGCAACAGGCTGGTTAAACAATCCAGGAAATCACGGATTCTCAGAAATGTTATATGAATACACTTCAAGCGCTGCCAACAACGGTTCTGGTTTTGAAGGTTTGGGAGATAATAATCCGTTTTGGAATATCACTACAGGAATTGTATTACTGTTAAGCCGTTTTATTCCAATCATTGGCCCATTAGCAATTGCAGGTTTACTGGCTGGTAAAAAATACATTCCAGAAAGTGCTGGAACTTTAAAAACTGATACCTCAATTTTCGGAATCATGACTTTTGCCGTAATCGCAATTATCGCTGCTTTATCATTCTTCCCAGCGCTCGCGCTTGGACCATTAGCGGAATTCTTTACTTTAAAATAA
- the kdpF gene encoding K(+)-transporting ATPase subunit F: protein MTALFIISIAVFVYLIYVLIKPEKF, encoded by the coding sequence ATGACTGCACTATTTATCATTTCAATCGCCGTTTTCGTGTATTTGATTTATGTACTAATCAAACCCGAAAAATTTTAA
- a CDS encoding DUF7674 family protein, which yields MKNQVTSIYKQAERFAEITKKSIISGNIVRAKKCLALAERLFITGSIETKNAISNVYVFSVSSFMEMRHCNISHLFPQTLKAEYIKQVNASGV from the coding sequence ATGAAAAATCAAGTAACCTCAATCTACAAACAAGCCGAACGGTTTGCTGAGATAACCAAAAAATCTATTATTTCTGGAAATATCGTCAGAGCGAAAAAATGTTTAGCTCTTGCTGAACGTCTGTTTATAACCGGAAGCATCGAAACTAAAAATGCCATTTCTAATGTGTATGTTTTTTCAGTTTCGTCTTTTATGGAAATGCGCCACTGCAATATTTCACATCTTTTCCCTCAAACCCTTAAAGCGGAATATATTAAGCAGGTTAATGCTTCTGGTGTTTAA
- a CDS encoding sigma-54-dependent transcriptional regulator, with the protein MTHKILIIDDEEKLRSLLARIIKSEGFEVFEAKDLKSGFKKLEQTEIDVVLCDVKLPDGNGVDFLQNIKGSFPLTEIILLTAFGNIPDGVQAMKNGAFDYIVKGDDNDKIIPLLYKAVEKVHLQKKVQQLEKRINDKYSFNTIIGKSKGIEQVIDLAQKVAKTDSTVLLMGETGTGKEVFAQAIHENSNRAGKSFVALNCSTFTKEILESELFGHKQGAFTGAVKDKKGFIEEANGGTLFLDEIGEMPIDLQAKLLRVLETSEYIPIGDTTPKKSNFRLIAATNRDLKTESDEHRFRSDLYFRLNIFEIKLPSLRERIKDIPLLANYYVKQFSEKTNKKSLQIADDFLQKLENYSWPGNIRELKNVIERSVILSNGDILTSDVLPYEMQHQAENNSKPMSAFSMQSVEKLHIQKVLNYTKGNKAETARLLEIGIATLYRKLEEYQIQ; encoded by the coding sequence ATGACACACAAAATTTTAATTATAGACGACGAAGAAAAACTAAGAAGTCTGCTGGCGCGTATTATAAAATCGGAAGGATTTGAAGTTTTTGAAGCCAAAGATTTAAAATCAGGTTTTAAGAAATTAGAACAAACCGAAATTGATGTCGTTTTGTGCGATGTGAAACTTCCCGACGGAAACGGTGTAGATTTTCTTCAAAACATAAAAGGAAGTTTTCCTTTGACAGAAATTATTTTACTGACCGCTTTCGGAAATATTCCAGACGGCGTTCAGGCAATGAAAAATGGTGCTTTCGATTATATTGTAAAAGGTGACGATAATGACAAAATTATTCCACTTCTTTATAAAGCAGTTGAAAAAGTGCATTTACAGAAAAAGGTTCAGCAACTCGAAAAACGAATCAATGATAAATATTCTTTTAATACCATAATTGGAAAATCGAAAGGAATAGAACAAGTCATTGATCTTGCACAAAAAGTAGCCAAAACCGATTCGACTGTTTTACTTATGGGAGAAACCGGAACCGGAAAAGAAGTTTTTGCACAGGCCATTCATGAAAACAGTAATCGTGCAGGAAAATCTTTTGTGGCATTAAACTGCAGTACTTTCACAAAAGAAATTTTAGAAAGCGAACTTTTCGGTCATAAACAAGGCGCTTTTACTGGAGCCGTAAAAGATAAAAAAGGTTTTATTGAAGAAGCCAATGGCGGAACTTTATTTTTGGATGAAATTGGTGAAATGCCGATTGACCTACAAGCGAAATTATTGCGCGTTTTAGAAACCAGCGAATATATTCCCATTGGAGACACAACTCCCAAAAAATCAAATTTCAGATTAATTGCCGCTACAAACCGAGATTTAAAAACAGAAAGTGACGAACATCGTTTCCGTTCTGATTTGTATTTCCGTTTGAATATTTTCGAAATCAAATTGCCTTCCTTGAGAGAAAGAATTAAAGATATTCCTCTATTGGCCAATTATTATGTGAAGCAATTTTCTGAAAAAACAAATAAAAAGTCATTACAGATTGCAGATGACTTTTTACAAAAACTGGAAAATTATTCTTGGCCGGGAAATATTCGTGAACTTAAAAATGTAATCGAAAGATCGGTTATTTTGAGCAATGGAGATATTTTGACTTCAGATGTTCTGCCGTATGAAATGCAACATCAAGCTGAAAATAATTCAAAACCAATGTCGGCTTTCTCGATGCAAAGTGTTGAGAAATTGCATATTCAGAAAGTTTTGAATTATACAAAAGGGAATAAAGCGGAAACGGCACGATTATTAGAAATTGGGATTGCGACTTTGTATAGAAAGCTTGAAGAATACCAAATTCAATAA
- a CDS encoding polysaccharide deacetylase family protein, whose product MSKRILLIIAVVIFGSFNGFSNGIIQKDSSKSKTISFKIKLKSADKVKIAVSPLKYNKHLAYSFTLDDGYRSAYLTAFPLLNGGKISNSSINEWKIDQGGDGTVSEGLFYSDGMGNKIPFKLALAINGGSIRDLPENRGHLSWSEVKEMYSAGWDILNHGFHHATKHGTNYLKEVTENTTSIKQNLDFTMSHFVVPGGEGDEKYYLEYEKEALVNGNLSVASYYGVGPIFKVDSKVDLDKMISARTFVQSSKDTTSFKTMDKYLKTIDSIVKQKDPVWFNEFTHGTGNTNLWNLSMRFPDFKYYMTTLANKYGEKGNDSIWMAPWQEVYEYIWLRDRIKIDYKQKGKDVEVKIVIPEIPEAFRYRDISLNIETPSKFEIESNKDLKIKDDGKTTYKQIFIQLK is encoded by the coding sequence ATGTCAAAACGAATTCTACTTATAATAGCTGTCGTAATCTTCGGTAGCTTTAATGGTTTTTCAAATGGAATTATTCAAAAAGATTCTTCAAAATCAAAGACAATTTCATTCAAAATAAAACTGAAATCGGCTGATAAGGTAAAAATTGCCGTTTCTCCTTTAAAATATAACAAACATTTAGCGTATAGTTTTACGCTTGACGATGGTTATCGTTCAGCTTATTTAACAGCATTTCCATTATTGAATGGAGGAAAAATCAGCAATTCATCAATTAATGAATGGAAAATCGATCAAGGCGGAGACGGAACAGTTTCGGAAGGGCTTTTTTATTCGGACGGAATGGGAAATAAAATTCCGTTTAAATTGGCATTAGCAATCAATGGAGGTTCAATTCGTGATTTGCCTGAAAATCGGGGACATCTTTCTTGGTCAGAAGTAAAAGAAATGTACAGTGCTGGTTGGGATATTTTGAATCATGGTTTTCATCATGCAACTAAACACGGAACAAACTATTTGAAAGAAGTAACTGAAAATACCACTTCAATAAAACAAAATCTCGATTTTACAATGTCTCATTTTGTGGTTCCAGGCGGAGAAGGTGATGAGAAATATTATTTGGAATATGAAAAAGAAGCTTTGGTCAATGGAAATTTATCTGTTGCTTCTTATTATGGTGTTGGTCCAATTTTTAAAGTAGATTCAAAAGTAGATTTAGATAAAATGATTTCTGCCCGAACTTTTGTTCAGAGTTCAAAAGACACAACAAGCTTTAAAACAATGGATAAATATTTAAAAACGATAGATTCTATTGTAAAACAAAAAGATCCAGTTTGGTTTAACGAATTCACGCACGGAACGGGAAATACAAACTTGTGGAATCTAAGCATGCGTTTTCCTGATTTCAAATACTATATGACAACGCTTGCAAACAAATACGGAGAAAAAGGAAATGATTCAATTTGGATGGCACCGTGGCAGGAAGTTTACGAATACATTTGGTTAAGAGACAGAATTAAAATTGATTATAAGCAAAAAGGAAAGGATGTAGAAGTGAAAATTGTAATTCCTGAAATTCCTGAAGCATTTAGATATAGAGATATTTCATTAAACATAGAAACTCCATCAAAATTTGAAATCGAATCCAATAAAGATTTGAAAATAAAAGACGATGGAAAAACAACTTACAAGCAGATTTTCATTCAATTAAAATAA
- a CDS encoding ABC transporter permease/M1 family aminopeptidase, which translates to MLSKLIQFEWHNNTRSWTFYATFIIYLVLGFFVSAFANFSFSGAYKNSPFVLTYAIGLISLMTIFSTTLQVAQHFLKEYDTKFDAIIFSTPISKFYYLGNKFITAFIISVSSFGMFIIGMIIGHQMSWIPRSEIGPFKIINYIWPYLIIVVPNLFLCLSILATMAWLTRSKLFVYVGGLFIYILYIAGSIFSNSPLFANASPSSAKAMSLAAKIDPFGLAAFLEQTRYWTSIEKNTQLVSLSGNFLFNRILWICISFLLIFVSYKLFSFRRTKTKKVKTIKTNTKETKTYSSTIPKQLEFKTSKHNWTVFKSNLKMDIYLVLKGIPFLLIVLLFSGLLMIEISDEIDGGIRLAEKITDTALMISTIMDRLPFILILITLFYSSELLNRSENARFEMLENTAPYSQFVVLISKLTALFMIPLILIGVSIFIGIGFQIIHANAPIEAGLYFSMFYYIGFPLFLISILVIAIQTFIKNKYLGLGISAFIVLLFCSGIGEQLGISHPLFRFGDSFKREYLDLNGFGSYTFPFHISMLYNLGLALMLFTFTGILWKRNATIIKTIRRNSFNTIQKTTFAFGSILFIGFGSYLFYKTNIEYLYLTKDDVNNWSEHYEKQFKKYVNLTQPTIVSVNSKVDLFPEENRYDVKGTYELVNNTEKPIDSLLLYIDRNSKLTSVEIENAKNLDDVSEFQHYWYRLEKPLEPHQKIKMSFSFTSTWSPFKGHTAFNSIIENGSFMRISRYFPTFGYQESNEISSEKERAKRHLKPQTPLKKLEDKSKTTNDFVDYDAVVSTSKNQTAIGVGDLIGNWAKDDRNYFHYRSNGKIPFRFAFSSAEYEIKKTNYKGISIEVFYDKRHSRNVSKLIQDVKNTLDYCQNNFGKYPYKTIRYAEVSAFADGFAATSYPSTVFMKENFGFYSNLNNRDKEDIINQLTAHELSHEWWGNSQISPQQKEGSWILTETLAQYTELMLYEKEHGLEKALETLKIHLDLYLSSRSYEPETPIYKTNYKTPHLPYDKGMLVMHQLRILIGGENLNLALHNFLNHYKYPNPIPDSEDLLKEIYLVTDSKLYPKLDEMFKKIITYSSKISKVESVKKNNFYEISFKADSKKYIENATGVRKQIDNDKTIDIGIYDENGKLFRYTFPIKNNLIEGKIKLKIKPQRIVIDPLLMNIDTFIKNNEKEID; encoded by the coding sequence ATGCTTTCTAAATTAATTCAATTTGAATGGCATAACAATACCAGAAGCTGGACTTTTTATGCCACATTTATTATTTATTTGGTTTTAGGATTTTTTGTGAGTGCTTTTGCAAATTTTTCGTTTTCGGGTGCTTATAAAAACAGTCCGTTTGTGCTGACTTATGCGATTGGTTTGATTTCGCTAATGACAATTTTCTCTACCACGCTTCAAGTTGCACAGCATTTCTTAAAAGAATATGATACCAAATTTGATGCAATAATCTTCTCTACTCCTATTTCTAAGTTTTATTATTTAGGAAATAAATTTATCACGGCTTTCATAATATCGGTTTCTTCTTTTGGAATGTTTATTATAGGAATGATTATCGGACATCAAATGTCTTGGATTCCTAGAAGTGAAATTGGTCCTTTTAAAATTATAAATTACATCTGGCCTTATCTAATTATTGTTGTTCCCAACCTATTTTTATGTCTTTCGATTCTAGCAACGATGGCTTGGCTCACGCGAAGCAAACTTTTTGTTTATGTTGGTGGATTATTCATCTACATATTATATATAGCGGGTTCTATTTTCTCAAACTCGCCGTTATTTGCAAATGCTTCTCCGTCTTCCGCGAAAGCGATGTCTTTGGCAGCAAAAATAGATCCGTTTGGGTTGGCCGCTTTTTTGGAACAAACGAGATATTGGACATCAATTGAAAAAAATACACAATTGGTTTCTCTTTCAGGCAATTTTTTATTCAATCGAATCTTGTGGATTTGTATTTCTTTCCTTCTAATTTTTGTTTCGTATAAATTGTTTTCTTTTCGAAGAACAAAAACTAAAAAGGTAAAAACGATTAAAACCAATACGAAAGAGACAAAAACATATTCTTCTACAATTCCAAAACAGCTTGAATTTAAAACTTCAAAGCACAATTGGACTGTTTTTAAAAGCAATTTGAAAATGGATATTTATTTGGTTTTAAAAGGAATTCCATTTTTACTGATTGTTCTTCTGTTTTCGGGATTATTAATGATTGAAATTTCAGATGAAATTGACGGCGGAATCAGATTGGCAGAAAAAATTACCGATACAGCTTTAATGATTTCTACAATTATGGATCGTTTGCCTTTCATCTTGATTCTGATAACTCTTTTTTATAGTAGTGAATTATTAAATCGAAGCGAAAATGCGAGATTTGAAATGCTTGAAAATACAGCACCATATTCTCAATTTGTAGTTTTGATTTCGAAATTGACAGCACTTTTTATGATTCCGTTAATTTTGATTGGAGTTAGCATTTTTATTGGAATTGGTTTTCAAATCATACATGCAAATGCACCGATTGAAGCTGGACTTTACTTTTCAATGTTTTATTATATCGGATTTCCATTGTTTTTGATTTCTATTCTAGTGATCGCAATTCAGACTTTCATCAAAAACAAATATTTAGGATTGGGAATTTCTGCATTTATTGTTCTCTTATTTTGTTCTGGAATTGGAGAACAGTTAGGAATTTCACATCCGTTATTTCGATTCGGAGATTCTTTTAAAAGAGAATATCTTGATTTGAATGGTTTCGGAAGTTATACCTTTCCGTTTCATATTTCAATGCTCTACAATTTAGGTCTTGCTTTGATGCTGTTCACATTCACTGGAATTTTATGGAAACGAAATGCTACTATTATAAAAACTATTCGTAGAAATTCATTTAATACTATTCAAAAAACAACTTTTGCTTTTGGAAGTATTCTTTTCATCGGTTTTGGAAGTTATCTTTTTTATAAAACGAATATTGAATATCTGTATTTGACCAAAGATGACGTTAACAATTGGAGTGAACATTATGAAAAGCAGTTTAAAAAATATGTCAATCTAACGCAACCAACAATTGTTTCTGTAAATAGCAAAGTGGATTTATTTCCCGAAGAAAATCGTTATGATGTAAAAGGCACTTATGAATTGGTGAATAATACTGAAAAACCTATTGATAGTTTACTCCTATATATAGATCGAAATTCGAAACTGACTTCTGTTGAAATTGAGAATGCGAAAAATTTAGATGATGTTTCTGAATTTCAGCATTATTGGTATCGACTAGAAAAACCTTTAGAACCTCATCAGAAAATAAAAATGAGTTTTTCTTTTACCTCAACTTGGTCGCCGTTTAAAGGTCATACTGCATTTAATTCTATTATTGAAAATGGTTCGTTTATGCGAATAAGCCGTTATTTTCCAACTTTTGGTTATCAGGAATCGAATGAAATCAGCAGTGAAAAAGAACGGGCAAAAAGGCATTTGAAACCACAGACTCCGCTTAAGAAACTTGAGGATAAGTCGAAAACAACAAATGATTTTGTTGATTATGATGCTGTGGTTTCGACGTCTAAAAATCAAACGGCGATTGGCGTTGGAGATTTAATCGGTAATTGGGCAAAAGACGATCGAAATTATTTTCATTATAGATCAAATGGAAAGATTCCGTTCCGATTTGCTTTTTCTTCTGCCGAATATGAAATCAAAAAAACGAATTATAAAGGTATTTCTATTGAAGTTTTTTATGATAAAAGACATTCTCGAAATGTTTCTAAACTGATTCAAGATGTAAAAAATACTTTAGATTATTGCCAAAACAATTTTGGAAAATATCCATACAAAACGATTCGTTATGCCGAAGTTTCTGCTTTCGCGGATGGATTTGCGGCGACTTCTTATCCGTCCACAGTTTTTATGAAAGAGAATTTTGGTTTTTACAGCAACTTGAATAATCGCGATAAAGAAGATATCATCAATCAATTAACGGCTCATGAATTGTCGCACGAATGGTGGGGAAATTCGCAAATCAGTCCCCAACAAAAAGAAGGAAGCTGGATTTTGACCGAAACTCTTGCACAATACACCGAATTGATGTTATATGAGAAAGAACATGGCTTGGAGAAAGCTTTAGAAACTTTAAAAATTCATTTGGATTTATATTTAAGCAGCAGAAGTTATGAACCCGAAACTCCTATATACAAAACAAATTACAAAACTCCGCATTTGCCCTATGATAAAGGAATGCTGGTTATGCATCAGCTGAGAATTTTAATTGGTGGAGAAAATTTAAATCTGGCTTTGCATAATTTCTTGAATCATTACAAATATCCTAATCCAATTCCAGATTCTGAAGATTTATTGAAAGAGATTTATTTGGTTACAGATTCTAAACTCTATCCAAAACTGGATGAAATGTTTAAAAAGATTATTACTTATTCCTCTAAGATTTCTAAAGTTGAAAGCGTGAAAAAGAATAATTTTTATGAAATCTCCTTTAAAGCAGATTCTAAAAAATATATTGAAAATGCTACAGGAGTTCGAAAGCAAATTGACAATGACAAAACAATCGATATTGGAATTTATGATGAAAACGGAAAGTTATTTCGCTACACATTTCCAATCAAAAACAATTTAATTGAAGGCAAAATTAAACTCAAAATCAAACCTCAACGAATTGTTATTGATCCTCTTTTAATGAATATTGACACTTTTATAAAGAACAACGAGAAAGAGATTGATTAA
- a CDS encoding ABC transporter ATP-binding protein encodes MNSLSIKNLSKTYENGTQAIDHLSLEISNGMFGLLGPNGAGKSTLMRTIAALQEPTSGIIEFNGINILENPMFIRQNLGYLPQEFGVYQKISAYRLLDHLAILKGIVNKKERQDQILYLLQQTNLLQHKDKAVHSFSGGMRQRFGIAQALLGNPKIIIVDEPTAGLDPEERNRFNNLLSEIGESIIVVLSTHIVEDVRDLCTKMAIISNGKLILEGNPNEAIDSLKEKIWAKAIHKNELKEYQKHFNIISSHLNSGKINIHVFSNQQPDSGFELTSPDLSDVYFNILSQNQLKK; translated from the coding sequence ATGAACAGTTTATCAATCAAAAATCTCAGCAAAACGTATGAGAACGGCACGCAGGCGATTGACCATTTATCGCTTGAAATTTCAAACGGTATGTTTGGTTTATTGGGTCCGAATGGCGCAGGAAAATCGACTTTAATGCGAACTATTGCTGCTTTGCAGGAACCTACTTCGGGAATTATCGAGTTTAACGGAATCAATATTCTCGAAAACCCAATGTTTATCAGGCAAAATCTGGGATATCTGCCTCAGGAATTTGGCGTTTATCAAAAGATTTCCGCTTATCGTTTATTGGATCATCTAGCAATTTTGAAGGGGATTGTCAATAAAAAAGAACGACAAGACCAGATTTTATATTTATTACAGCAGACTAATTTACTGCAACATAAAGACAAAGCAGTTCATTCGTTTTCTGGCGGAATGCGTCAGCGCTTTGGAATTGCACAGGCTTTATTGGGAAATCCGAAGATTATTATTGTAGATGAACCCACTGCAGGACTTGATCCCGAGGAAAGAAACCGTTTCAATAATCTATTAAGTGAAATTGGTGAAAGCATTATTGTAGTTCTATCAACGCATATTGTCGAAGATGTTCGAGATCTGTGCACCAAAATGGCGATTATTTCTAATGGAAAATTGATTTTGGAAGGAAATCCAAATGAAGCCATCGATTCTTTGAAAGAAAAAATCTGGGCGAAAGCGATTCATAAAAATGAACTGAAAGAATACCAGAAACATTTTAATATTATTTCTTCTCATTTGAATTCAGGAAAAATTAACATTCATGTTTTCTCTAATCAACAGCCTGATTCTGGTTTTGAATTGACTTCTCCAGATTTGAGTGATGTTTACTTTAATATTTTATCTCAAAATCAACTTAAAAAATAA
- a CDS encoding helix-turn-helix domain-containing protein, translating to MPIIVNVDVMLAKRKMQSKELAEKLDITPANLSILKTGKAKGIRFDTLEAICKILDCQPGDILEYVAE from the coding sequence ATGCCAATAATTGTAAATGTTGATGTAATGCTTGCCAAACGCAAGATGCAGAGTAAAGAGTTGGCAGAAAAACTAGATATTACACCTGCCAATTTATCGATTCTAAAAACTGGAAAAGCAAAAGGAATTCGGTTTGATACTCTCGAAGCTATTTGTAAAATATTGGATTGCCAGCCGGGCGATATTTTAGAATACGTGGCAGAATAG
- a CDS encoding DUF2975 domain-containing protein, with product MKTTHIVSRILFYFTRFLAVVYFFLAAYSVFTLVTGLFLTFKDNGKYFQVCYPFTTHPIMLGDYNLPYILFDFLAPLSLYGLFFLLSSNVFKVFFQPKLFTQNGVVHLKRFYISNLLIPSIVIFFAFFFVPLDNEVALFIILHGMLGAFAYFLAAIFKQGLNLQNEQDLFI from the coding sequence ATGAAGACTACTCATATTGTTTCTAGAATATTATTTTATTTCACCAGATTCTTGGCTGTTGTTTATTTTTTCTTGGCTGCTTATTCGGTTTTTACTTTAGTCACTGGGTTATTTCTAACATTTAAAGACAACGGAAAATATTTTCAGGTTTGTTATCCGTTTACGACTCATCCTATAATGTTGGGTGACTATAATCTGCCATATATTCTTTTTGATTTTTTGGCTCCGTTGAGTCTTTATGGGCTTTTCTTTTTACTGAGCAGTAATGTCTTTAAGGTTTTCTTTCAGCCAAAATTATTCACTCAAAATGGAGTTGTACACTTAAAACGTTTTTATATATCAAATCTATTAATTCCGAGCATCGTGATATTTTTTGCGTTCTTCTTTGTTCCTTTAGATAATGAAGTCGCTCTTTTTATCATATTGCACGGAATGCTCGGCGCTTTTGCTTATTTTTTAGCGGCCATTTTTAAACAAGGTTTAAACCTTCAGAACGAACAAGACTTATTTATATAA